One genomic segment of Arthrobacter sp. Marseille-P9274 includes these proteins:
- a CDS encoding isoprenyl transferase has protein sequence MRFPAVAYRMYERRLQRSLADDRIPRHIGVVVDGNRRWAKLAGSPTREGHQAGADKILEFLGWCDELGVKVVTLYMLSTDNMNRSSEELDQLMGIIANTLDRLGEGKNVRVRPVGALETLPAYLSGKLRALAEQTAEVQGVHVNVAVGYGGRQEIVDAVKELLRTAGKAGRDVESVAETLDVDDISRYLYTRGLPDPDLVIRTSGEQRLSGFLMWQSAYSEYYFCEALWPDFRRLDFLRALRDYASRQRRFGA, from the coding sequence TTGAGATTCCCCGCAGTTGCCTACCGCATGTACGAGCGCCGGCTGCAGCGTTCGCTGGCGGATGACCGCATTCCCCGGCACATCGGCGTCGTTGTTGACGGGAACCGCCGGTGGGCAAAGCTGGCGGGAAGCCCCACTCGCGAGGGCCATCAGGCCGGTGCTGACAAGATCCTCGAGTTCCTCGGCTGGTGCGATGAGCTAGGCGTCAAGGTCGTCACGCTGTACATGCTCTCGACCGACAACATGAACCGATCCAGCGAGGAGCTGGACCAGCTGATGGGCATCATCGCCAACACTCTGGACCGGCTGGGCGAGGGCAAGAACGTCCGGGTGCGGCCGGTGGGCGCGCTCGAGACGCTGCCGGCGTACCTGTCCGGCAAGCTGCGCGCGCTCGCGGAGCAGACGGCCGAGGTCCAGGGCGTGCACGTGAATGTGGCCGTCGGCTATGGCGGCCGGCAGGAGATCGTGGACGCGGTCAAGGAACTGCTCCGGACCGCCGGGAAGGCCGGTCGCGACGTCGAATCCGTGGCGGAAACCCTGGACGTCGACGACATTTCCCGCTACCTCTATACGAGGGGACTGCCGGACCCGGACCTGGTCATCCGCACCTCGGGGGAGCAGCGGCTCTCGGGCTTCCTGATGTGGCAGAGCGCGTACAGCGAGTACTACTTCTGCGAGGCGCTCTGGCCCGATTTCCGCCGGCTGGATTTCCTCCGGGCGCTGCGCGATTACGCGAGCCGCCAGCGGCGCTTCGGCGCCTGA
- a CDS encoding PhoH family protein, with amino-acid sequence MTSRTGNAAQEIGGHAAQSFVLDTSVLLSDPLALKRFAEHEVILPVVVITELEGKRHDPELGYFARKALRLLDDLRVEHGGLNHAIPLGEEGGSLRVELNHISPDVLPAGFRGGDNDSRILAVAKNLADEGKNVTVVSKDLPMRVKASAMGLQADEYRNELVKDSGWTGVAELEVLEDDVNELYNHEPVFIPAAAEMPSNTGLVLLSNRGSALGRVGADKQVRLVKGDRDVFGLHGRSAEQRLAIDLLMDQEVGIVSLGGRAGTGKSALALCAGLEAVLERREHRKVVVFRPLYAVGGQELGYLPGSESEKMNPWAQAVFDTLGALVSTEVVEEVMDRGMLEVLPLTHIRGRSLHDAFVIVDEAQSLEKNVLLTVMSRIGQNSKIVLTHDVAQRDNLRVGRHDGIAAVVETLKGHPLFGHITLTRSERSPIAALVTELLEGAEI; translated from the coding sequence ATGACGAGCCGGACCGGAAACGCGGCGCAGGAAATAGGTGGGCATGCGGCCCAATCCTTCGTGCTCGATACGTCGGTGCTGCTGTCCGACCCGCTGGCTTTGAAACGTTTCGCCGAGCACGAAGTGATTCTGCCTGTCGTGGTGATCACCGAGCTGGAGGGCAAGCGGCACGATCCGGAACTTGGCTACTTCGCCCGGAAGGCGCTGCGCCTGCTGGATGACCTGCGGGTCGAACACGGCGGCCTGAACCATGCGATCCCTCTCGGGGAAGAGGGCGGATCGCTGCGGGTGGAGCTGAACCACATTTCGCCGGACGTGCTGCCCGCGGGCTTCCGTGGCGGCGACAACGACAGCCGGATCCTGGCGGTGGCGAAGAACCTCGCCGACGAGGGCAAGAACGTCACGGTGGTCTCCAAGGACCTGCCGATGCGTGTGAAGGCCTCCGCGATGGGGCTGCAGGCGGACGAGTACCGCAATGAGCTGGTGAAGGACTCGGGCTGGACCGGCGTCGCGGAGCTGGAGGTTCTCGAGGACGACGTCAACGAGCTCTACAACCACGAGCCGGTCTTCATCCCGGCGGCGGCCGAGATGCCGAGCAACACCGGCCTTGTCCTCCTGTCCAACCGCGGTTCCGCGCTGGGCCGGGTCGGAGCCGACAAGCAGGTCCGCCTGGTCAAGGGGGACCGCGACGTCTTCGGGCTGCACGGCCGCTCGGCGGAACAGCGGCTGGCGATCGACCTGCTGATGGACCAGGAGGTCGGCATCGTTTCCCTGGGCGGCCGCGCCGGCACCGGCAAGTCAGCGCTGGCCCTCTGCGCCGGCCTGGAAGCCGTGCTGGAGCGCCGCGAGCACCGCAAGGTAGTGGTCTTCCGGCCGCTGTACGCCGTGGGCGGCCAGGAGCTGGGCTACCTCCCGGGCTCCGAGTCGGAGAAGATGAACCCCTGGGCGCAGGCGGTCTTCGACACCCTTGGCGCGCTGGTTTCCACCGAGGTGGTCGAGGAAGTGATGGACCGCGGCATGCTCGAGGTCCTGCCGCTCACCCACATCCGCGGCCGCTCGCTCCATGACGCGTTCGTGATCGTCGACGAGGCGCAGTCTCTGGAGAAGAACGTCCTGCTAACGGTCATGAGCCGGATCGGCCAGAACTCGAAGATCGTGCTGACCCACGATGTCGCGCAGCGGGACAACCTGCGGGTCGGACGGCACGACGGTATCGCCGCCGTCGTCGAAACCCTCAAGGGCCATCCGCTCTTCGGCCACATCACCCTGACGCGGTCCGAACGGTCGCCGATCGCGGCGCTGGTGACCGAGCTGCTCGAGGGCGCGGAAATCTAG
- a CDS encoding sensor histidine kinase has translation MSSALEVRTPEQRDPEPALPAGNGARRRAWGRMPARLARLVRRSDPAGFGADRADRSELHKAMRRFTISTFATLLIVVVPVVFGASAIARDQALDHAIQRTQGTADFAVGPFVTEHLVQRHPEDLAWMDRLLAPRFERNAIMRIKIWSSDGTILYSDQHSLIGQNFGLPEGSDQLLAGGPGFAHFEEQSESENQLEAGSGKLVEVYVGTNSAAGEPIIFEIYYTADEVEADQRGMMLGILPPILGALAVLQLVQLVPALRMAQRLQRDNATKRALLQQAIDASEVERQRLARDLHDEVIQDLSGLAYSLESYELQDRPPGREFLGRTRMLVQDNISILRGITTELYPPDLAALGLAGALERLGDPVRARNMAWSLRLHGAPEADEQQSALLYRAAREAVTNAVKHAGGASLVSVSLTYAASGHLELAVYDDGEGFAPEVAEQAGHFGLQILRDTVQAAGGTLSLHSAPGQGTEVLVRLPA, from the coding sequence ATGAGTAGCGCGCTCGAGGTCCGAACACCCGAGCAGCGCGACCCGGAACCGGCCCTGCCCGCCGGCAACGGGGCGCGCAGGCGGGCGTGGGGCAGGATGCCGGCACGCCTTGCCCGTCTCGTCCGCAGGTCCGATCCTGCCGGGTTCGGCGCGGACCGCGCTGACCGCTCGGAACTGCACAAGGCCATGCGGCGCTTCACCATCAGCACCTTCGCAACGCTGCTGATCGTGGTGGTCCCGGTGGTGTTCGGTGCCAGCGCGATCGCGCGCGACCAGGCGCTGGACCACGCGATCCAGCGCACGCAGGGAACCGCGGACTTCGCCGTCGGACCCTTCGTCACCGAACATCTGGTGCAGCGCCATCCGGAAGACCTGGCCTGGATGGACCGCCTGCTCGCTCCGCGGTTCGAACGCAACGCGATCATGCGGATCAAGATCTGGTCCAGCGACGGCACCATCCTCTATTCGGACCAGCATTCGCTGATCGGCCAGAACTTCGGCCTGCCGGAAGGCTCTGACCAGCTGCTGGCCGGAGGACCCGGTTTCGCGCATTTCGAGGAACAGAGCGAGTCCGAAAACCAGCTGGAGGCAGGTTCCGGCAAGCTCGTCGAGGTGTACGTCGGCACGAACAGCGCCGCCGGAGAGCCAATCATCTTCGAGATCTACTACACCGCCGACGAGGTGGAGGCGGACCAGCGGGGCATGATGCTGGGCATCCTCCCGCCGATCCTCGGCGCGCTGGCCGTGCTGCAACTGGTCCAGTTGGTGCCCGCCCTGCGCATGGCCCAGCGCCTGCAGCGGGACAACGCCACCAAGAGGGCCCTGCTCCAGCAGGCCATCGACGCCTCGGAAGTGGAGCGCCAGCGGCTCGCCCGCGACCTGCACGACGAGGTGATCCAGGACCTCTCCGGACTGGCCTACTCGCTCGAATCCTACGAGCTGCAGGACCGCCCGCCCGGCCGGGAGTTCCTGGGCCGCACGCGCATGCTGGTGCAGGACAACATCAGCATCCTGCGCGGCATCACCACGGAGCTCTATCCGCCGGACCTGGCGGCTCTCGGCCTGGCCGGAGCCCTCGAGCGGCTCGGCGACCCGGTACGCGCCCGCAACATGGCCTGGTCGCTGCGGCTCCACGGGGCGCCGGAGGCCGACGAGCAGCAATCCGCGCTGCTTTACCGGGCCGCCCGGGAGGCGGTCACCAACGCCGTCAAGCACGCCGGGGGCGCGAGCCTGGTCAGCGTTTCACTCACCTATGCCGCCTCGGGGCACCTTGAGCTTGCCGTGTACGACGACGGCGAGGGGTTCGCGCCCGAGGTCGCCGAACAGGCGGGGCACTTCGGCCTGCAGATCCTGCGGGACACGGTGCAGGCCGCCGGAGGGACGTTGTCGCTGCATTCGGCGCCCGGACAGGGAACGGAGGTCCTGGTCAGGCTGCCCGCGTGA
- the mca gene encoding mycothiol conjugate amidase Mca produces MSIPAKAAERTSEFRRGDGLRLLTVHAHPDDESSKGAATMASYAATGVETMVVTCTGGERGDILNGQVASEPQALRDLPGLRRREMAKAAYELGVAHRWLGFVDSGLPEGDPLPPLPFGSFATLPLERAAAPLVRLVRSFKPHVIVSYDENGGYPHPDHIMAHKVAVEAYHAAADADRYPEAGEPWTPLKLYYDRAFNPERFRALHFALEEAGLQSPYAARLAAWQEADAEGHQPPMPTHRTTTQIDCGDYFEHRDRALLSHRTQIEPEGFFFAVSPDMQRRIWPWEDYTLVDARVETTLPETDFFAGIR; encoded by the coding sequence TTGAGCATCCCCGCAAAAGCTGCCGAACGAACCTCGGAATTCCGCCGCGGTGATGGGCTGCGCCTCCTGACCGTGCATGCCCACCCTGACGACGAATCCAGCAAGGGAGCGGCCACCATGGCCAGCTACGCCGCCACCGGCGTCGAGACCATGGTCGTCACCTGCACCGGCGGCGAACGGGGGGACATCCTCAACGGTCAGGTCGCATCCGAGCCGCAGGCACTGCGGGACCTGCCGGGGCTGAGGCGGCGTGAGATGGCCAAGGCCGCCTACGAACTGGGGGTTGCCCATCGCTGGCTGGGCTTCGTCGATTCCGGCCTCCCGGAGGGCGATCCGCTGCCGCCCCTGCCGTTCGGCAGCTTCGCGACCCTTCCGCTGGAGCGGGCGGCCGCCCCGCTGGTGCGGCTGGTCCGATCGTTCAAACCGCACGTCATCGTCAGCTACGACGAGAACGGCGGCTACCCGCATCCGGACCACATCATGGCGCACAAGGTCGCCGTGGAGGCATACCACGCAGCGGCTGACGCGGACCGCTACCCGGAAGCCGGCGAACCCTGGACGCCGCTGAAGCTCTACTATGACCGCGCCTTCAATCCCGAGCGTTTCCGCGCCCTGCACTTCGCCCTGGAGGAAGCAGGCCTGCAGTCGCCTTACGCCGCGCGCCTTGCCGCGTGGCAGGAAGCGGACGCCGAAGGCCACCAGCCGCCCATGCCGACGCACCGGACCACCACCCAGATCGACTGCGGTGACTACTTCGAGCACCGGGACCGCGCCCTGCTCTCGCACCGGACCCAGATCGAGCCCGAGGGCTTCTTCTTCGCCGTGTCGCCGGACATGCAGCGCAGGATCTGGCCGTGGGAGGACTACACCCTCGTGGACGCGAGGGTGGAGACAACGCTGCCCGAAACCGACTTCTTCGCGGGCATACGATAG
- a CDS encoding response regulator transcription factor has protein sequence MTEEKTRDTSRVVVVDDHTTFAELLSDALDRQEDLENAGTAGGVQEGIALCRAEQPDVVVMDYHLPDGNGLDAAREILADRPATRIIMLTGNAAADILAQLAGSGICGFLPKDGSLTTLLDTLRHARSGSMVIHPSLLAMIGKQTVPEQPDAPALTTRERQVLTLMAQGHDVRANAKHLGITENTCRGYVKSILAKLDAHTQLEAVAVAGRLGLLASAHHE, from the coding sequence ATGACCGAAGAAAAAACGCGGGATACGTCCCGAGTCGTGGTCGTTGACGACCATACGACGTTTGCGGAACTGCTGTCGGACGCTTTGGACCGGCAGGAGGATTTGGAGAATGCCGGCACCGCCGGCGGCGTCCAGGAAGGCATCGCGCTGTGCCGCGCGGAACAGCCGGACGTAGTGGTCATGGATTACCACCTGCCGGATGGCAACGGGCTGGATGCCGCCCGCGAGATCCTGGCGGACCGTCCGGCTACCAGGATCATCATGCTGACCGGCAACGCCGCCGCGGACATCCTGGCGCAGTTGGCGGGGTCGGGAATCTGCGGCTTCCTGCCGAAGGACGGTTCGCTGACCACCCTGCTGGACACACTGCGGCACGCCCGCAGCGGATCGATGGTGATCCATCCGTCGCTGCTCGCCATGATCGGCAAGCAGACGGTGCCGGAGCAGCCGGACGCGCCGGCGTTGACCACGCGGGAACGGCAGGTCCTGACGCTGATGGCCCAGGGACATGATGTGCGGGCCAATGCCAAACATCTGGGCATCACGGAAAACACCTGCCGCGGCTACGTGAAGTCCATCCTCGCGAAGCTGGACGCGCACACGCAATTGGAAGCTGTCGCCGTCGCCGGCCGGCTGGGGCTGCTGGCCTCCGCCCACCATGAGTAG
- a CDS encoding hemolysin III family protein yields MNPSGPAPSPQPAGAPDRIDGPVETAVESLADALNIKPKFRGWLHAGATPLALIAGIVLVTLAPTAAGKTTSAIYAVTGLLLFGVSAVYHRGNWQPKTKLVLKRLDHSNIMLVIAGTYTPLAWALLEQSKATLLLWLIWCGAIAGVAFRVIWTHAPRWLYVPIYCALGLGALFYLPDFFTASPAAAVLVVVGGAFYIAGAVFYGIKKPNFSPTWFGFHELFHAFTVVAFSCHFAAIMLAVLGRT; encoded by the coding sequence ATGAACCCGAGCGGCCCCGCCCCTTCGCCCCAGCCGGCCGGGGCCCCGGATCGCATCGACGGCCCTGTTGAAACCGCCGTCGAGAGCCTTGCCGACGCCCTCAATATCAAACCCAAATTCCGCGGCTGGCTGCATGCAGGAGCCACTCCGCTGGCCCTCATCGCGGGCATCGTCCTCGTCACCTTGGCCCCCACAGCGGCGGGCAAGACGACCTCCGCCATCTACGCAGTCACCGGTCTGCTCCTCTTCGGAGTCAGCGCCGTCTACCATCGGGGAAACTGGCAGCCGAAAACCAAGCTGGTCCTCAAGCGGCTCGACCACAGCAACATCATGCTGGTCATCGCCGGCACCTACACACCCCTGGCCTGGGCGCTGCTCGAGCAGTCCAAGGCGACACTCTTGCTGTGGCTCATCTGGTGCGGCGCCATCGCCGGCGTCGCCTTCCGCGTCATCTGGACGCATGCACCCCGCTGGCTCTACGTGCCGATCTACTGCGCCCTCGGCCTCGGTGCACTCTTCTACCTCCCGGACTTCTTCACGGCCAGTCCCGCCGCTGCCGTCCTCGTCGTTGTGGGGGGCGCCTTCTACATCGCCGGCGCCGTCTTCTACGGCATCAAGAAGCCCAACTTCTCCCCCACATGGTTCGGATTCCACGAGCTCTTCCATGCCTTCACCGTCGTGGCCTTCAGCTGCCACTTCGCCGCCATCATGCTCGCCGTCCTCGGTCGCACGTAA
- a CDS encoding HNH endonuclease signature motif containing protein: MFGLRPADPFSCRPPWDENSWEEGEAVDAEGIPLDAPDAPIPLYVLTGHDAPLEEDPWAGSRGAFTPPAWEPVLPARSGQVKDLLPLLGSREPSRMLYQEAAHELIAARRASAWLEARILRLLNALVREAVNEQPHGWPAPLGPGTPDEHLAEAAAIAEAAAALQIPERTAAIRINYARTIAGECPNTLETLEQGNLTGVQAAIITDETTSLPPQARPGFEHELLELAPACSTSSLRRRAKTLREKRHPETITARRAKKAADRHLELKPDYDGMAWLSAYLPAETAVAAFNRVQAIALSVQGPEEPRTLTQLRADALTHLLLTGTPKPAGGLAAGGFGGPGPVDPREHPALDGGLPPGTGYGIVPTVALTIPALTLLGLGQEPAHLDGYGPIPIDAAARLAANAPSFTRVLTDPVTGAVLTMDRKQYRPTAAQRRYLRLLYEKCTFYGCSRSSDHCELDHTIGWADGGSTNTANLGPECKRHHRLKTETDWNLQQPNQGEFDWTSPAGIGYPTRPEPLVHTPPEELASILEHHEIHTINTKLRAYYNRKHQQTGQSEPAGPAEPPYAGTPHPGVPASGTDEPPPF, from the coding sequence GTGTTTGGTCTGCGGCCGGCGGATCCGTTCTCGTGCCGTCCGCCGTGGGACGAGAACTCGTGGGAGGAGGGCGAGGCCGTGGATGCCGAGGGCATTCCCCTCGACGCGCCGGATGCCCCGATCCCGCTCTACGTGCTGACCGGACATGACGCCCCGTTGGAGGAGGACCCGTGGGCCGGAAGCCGCGGCGCGTTTACACCGCCGGCGTGGGAGCCTGTGCTGCCGGCCCGGTCCGGGCAGGTGAAGGACCTGCTGCCCTTGCTGGGGTCCCGGGAGCCGTCCCGCATGCTGTACCAGGAAGCCGCGCACGAACTCATCGCCGCACGCCGCGCCTCCGCCTGGCTGGAGGCCCGCATCCTGCGCCTGCTCAACGCCCTGGTCCGCGAGGCCGTGAACGAACAGCCCCACGGCTGGCCCGCACCCCTCGGGCCGGGCACGCCGGACGAACATCTGGCCGAAGCCGCGGCCATCGCCGAAGCCGCCGCCGCACTGCAGATCCCGGAAAGGACCGCCGCGATCCGCATCAACTATGCCCGAACCATCGCCGGTGAATGCCCCAACACCCTTGAAACCCTCGAACAAGGCAACCTGACCGGCGTGCAGGCAGCCATCATTACCGACGAAACCACATCGCTGCCGCCCCAGGCCCGGCCCGGATTCGAACACGAACTCCTCGAGCTCGCCCCCGCATGCTCCACCAGCAGCCTGCGCCGCCGCGCGAAAACACTCCGCGAAAAACGCCACCCCGAAACCATCACCGCCCGCCGCGCCAAGAAAGCAGCCGACCGCCACCTCGAACTCAAACCCGACTACGACGGCATGGCCTGGCTCTCCGCCTACCTGCCCGCGGAAACCGCCGTCGCCGCGTTCAACCGCGTCCAGGCCATCGCGCTCTCCGTGCAGGGCCCCGAAGAACCCCGCACCCTGACCCAGCTCCGCGCCGACGCCCTCACCCACCTCCTGCTCACCGGGACCCCCAAACCCGCTGGCGGCCTTGCTGCCGGCGGGTTTGGGGGTCCCGGGCCCGTGGACCCGCGGGAACACCCCGCCCTGGACGGCGGCCTTCCCCCGGGCACCGGGTACGGGATCGTGCCCACCGTCGCGCTGACCATCCCCGCCCTCACACTGCTCGGCCTCGGCCAGGAACCTGCCCACCTCGACGGATACGGGCCGATCCCCATCGACGCAGCCGCCCGCCTGGCCGCGAACGCCCCCTCGTTCACCCGCGTCCTGACCGACCCGGTCACCGGCGCGGTCCTCACCATGGACCGCAAACAGTACCGGCCCACCGCCGCGCAACGCCGCTACCTGCGCCTGCTCTACGAAAAATGCACGTTCTACGGCTGCTCCCGCTCCAGCGACCACTGCGAACTCGACCACACCATCGGCTGGGCCGACGGCGGATCCACCAACACGGCCAACCTCGGGCCGGAATGCAAGCGCCACCACCGCCTCAAAACCGAAACCGACTGGAACCTGCAACAACCCAACCAAGGCGAATTCGACTGGACCTCTCCCGCAGGAATCGGCTACCCGACCAGGCCCGAGCCCCTGGTGCACACCCCGCCCGAAGAACTCGCCAGCATCCTCGAACACCACGAAATCCACACCATCAACACCAAACTCCGCGCCTACTACAACCGCAAACACCAACAAACCGGACAATCCGAACCAGCCGGACCAGCAGAGCCGCCGTACGCCGGCACGCCGCACCCAGGAGTCCCGGCCAGCGGCACCGATGAACCGCCACCCTTCTAA
- a CDS encoding thioredoxin domain-containing protein has protein sequence MAGRLRSEASAYLRQHAGNPVDWWPFGDQAFEQARLRDVPVFVSVGYAACHWCHVMAHESFEDQATADYLNEHFVSIKVDREERPDVDSVYMAATQAMTGQGGWPMSVFTLPDGRAFYAGTYYPPRPAPGMPSFRQLLEAVTDAWDQRRPSVEASAAALVEVLEGAADNNRKLMGNLLPFDPGTGPASLGIPRSMLDDAVRVLAGEEDRDYGGFGDAPKFPPSSTIQFLLRHAAVVRAEAEGTASGEDRENGEPAAEPARGLAERTLEAMATSALYDQLEGGFARYAVDRQWSVPHFEKMLYDNVQLLRAYAQWATQAAPGSDRDFACAVAAGTADWMIQRLGLPGGGFASSLDADTVIEGVHQEGGTYLWSLDQLREAVGEEAEWVADAMGIGESGTVTATGSPLHPGRRLDPEDQRRWDRLKPALLAVRNRRPQPARDEKVVAGWNGLAIAALAETAGLLGREDLLAAAVGAAEYLQRVHLDDGGTLVRVSHDGSAGVVQGLLEDYAGFAEGLFALYAATGDDRWYLLAEQLVLDAERTFLNDGVLGDTAIKPSQLAAASGPANPADPFETATPSGTNLLAGVLLTYAGYSGSSRHRQLAVQLLQYLERVAPKVPRVAGWGLAVAEAALAGPVELAVVGEPGPADELVRAAKATGSPGMVVAVRTAARTSQARDAAGAEPGTPGSGAERVPLLEDKPAPESGAVAYVCRGMVCRRPVSTADELVAELSSER, from the coding sequence ATGGCCGGCAGACTGCGCAGCGAAGCCTCGGCCTACCTGCGGCAGCATGCCGGAAACCCCGTCGACTGGTGGCCCTTCGGCGACCAGGCCTTCGAACAGGCACGTCTGCGCGACGTGCCTGTTTTCGTTTCCGTGGGCTACGCCGCCTGCCACTGGTGCCACGTCATGGCGCACGAATCGTTCGAGGACCAGGCGACCGCGGACTACCTCAACGAACACTTCGTGAGCATCAAGGTCGACCGCGAGGAGCGGCCCGACGTGGACTCCGTCTACATGGCGGCCACGCAGGCGATGACGGGCCAGGGCGGCTGGCCCATGAGCGTCTTCACCCTGCCGGACGGCCGGGCCTTCTATGCGGGGACCTACTACCCGCCCCGGCCCGCGCCCGGCATGCCGTCCTTCCGGCAGCTGCTGGAGGCGGTCACCGACGCCTGGGATCAGCGCCGGCCCAGCGTGGAGGCCAGTGCGGCCGCCCTGGTCGAGGTCCTTGAGGGCGCCGCGGACAACAACCGCAAGCTGATGGGCAACCTCCTGCCGTTCGACCCCGGTACCGGGCCAGCCTCGCTCGGCATTCCGCGCTCGATGCTCGACGACGCCGTCCGGGTGCTGGCCGGAGAAGAAGACCGCGACTATGGCGGGTTCGGCGACGCACCTAAGTTCCCGCCGTCGTCCACTATCCAGTTCCTGCTGCGCCACGCCGCCGTCGTCCGGGCGGAGGCAGAGGGCACCGCATCCGGCGAGGACCGTGAGAACGGGGAACCCGCTGCAGAACCGGCGCGCGGCTTGGCCGAGCGGACGTTGGAGGCCATGGCGACCTCGGCCCTCTACGACCAGCTCGAGGGCGGCTTCGCGCGCTACGCCGTCGACCGGCAGTGGTCCGTGCCGCACTTCGAGAAGATGCTTTACGACAACGTGCAGCTGCTTCGCGCCTACGCACAGTGGGCGACCCAAGCCGCCCCCGGCTCCGATCGCGATTTCGCCTGCGCCGTCGCGGCAGGAACCGCCGACTGGATGATCCAGCGGCTCGGCCTGCCCGGCGGGGGCTTCGCCTCTTCGCTCGACGCCGACACCGTGATCGAGGGCGTGCACCAGGAGGGTGGCACCTACCTGTGGAGCCTCGATCAACTGCGGGAGGCGGTTGGCGAGGAAGCCGAGTGGGTCGCGGACGCCATGGGAATCGGCGAGTCCGGAACCGTGACAGCGACCGGCTCGCCGCTGCATCCCGGACGGCGGCTGGACCCGGAAGACCAGCGGCGGTGGGACAGGCTGAAGCCGGCGCTTCTCGCAGTCCGGAACCGGCGGCCGCAGCCTGCCAGGGACGAGAAGGTGGTAGCGGGCTGGAACGGCCTCGCCATCGCCGCGCTGGCGGAGACCGCCGGGCTCCTGGGCCGCGAGGACCTGCTGGCGGCTGCCGTCGGGGCGGCCGAATACCTCCAGCGCGTCCACCTCGACGACGGCGGAACGCTCGTACGGGTTTCCCACGACGGTTCCGCCGGTGTTGTCCAGGGGCTCCTCGAGGACTACGCAGGCTTCGCCGAAGGACTCTTCGCGCTCTACGCCGCCACCGGAGATGACCGCTGGTATCTGCTCGCCGAACAACTGGTCCTGGACGCCGAGCGGACCTTCCTGAACGACGGCGTCCTCGGTGACACCGCCATCAAGCCCAGCCAGCTGGCGGCAGCCAGCGGACCGGCCAATCCCGCCGATCCGTTTGAAACCGCAACGCCCAGCGGTACCAACCTGCTGGCCGGGGTGCTGCTGACCTATGCCGGCTACAGCGGCTCGTCCCGGCACCGTCAGCTCGCCGTGCAGCTGCTGCAGTATCTTGAGCGCGTTGCACCGAAGGTCCCGCGCGTGGCGGGCTGGGGCTTGGCTGTCGCCGAAGCCGCACTGGCGGGACCGGTGGAACTGGCCGTCGTCGGCGAGCCCGGACCGGCGGACGAGTTGGTGCGCGCAGCCAAGGCCACGGGCAGCCCCGGCATGGTCGTCGCCGTGCGGACGGCTGCCAGGACCTCGCAAGCCCGGGACGCAGCCGGCGCCGAGCCGGGGACTCCTGGATCCGGTGCCGAACGGGTGCCTCTCCTTGAAGACAAGCCGGCGCCGGAGTCCGGTGCCGTGGCGTATGTGTGCCGCGGGATGGTCTGCAGGCGCCCGGTCTCCACAGCGGATGAGCTGGTTGCCGAACTGTCGTCCGAAAGGTAG
- a CDS encoding GNAT family N-acetyltransferase, whose protein sequence is MTRLTDLWPPFGLTLGAGDLTLRPVADDDLPPLVDAVLSGIHEPGESPFAFPWTDVPPEDLPRNTAMHVWQQRSKTSPGSWSLLFGVWRRGEFLGCQELLASSFAETRTVSTGSWLKRSAQGQGVGTRMRAAVVGYAFDYLGAEVAESEAMDFNKASLAVSRSLGYALNGVWRHSGGRSQVTNMQRMRLVPEDFRRPEWTLEVAGHPEAARFLGVQPA, encoded by the coding sequence ATGACGCGACTGACCGACCTGTGGCCGCCCTTCGGCCTGACGCTGGGGGCCGGAGACCTGACGCTGCGTCCGGTCGCCGATGACGACCTTCCGCCGCTGGTCGACGCCGTCCTGAGCGGCATCCACGAACCCGGCGAGTCGCCGTTTGCGTTCCCGTGGACAGACGTCCCGCCCGAAGACCTGCCGCGCAACACCGCCATGCATGTCTGGCAGCAGCGCTCGAAAACCAGCCCGGGTAGCTGGTCACTCCTGTTCGGCGTGTGGCGCCGCGGCGAGTTCCTGGGCTGCCAGGAACTGCTCGCCTCCAGCTTCGCCGAGACCCGAACCGTCAGCACCGGCTCCTGGCTCAAGCGATCGGCACAGGGGCAAGGTGTCGGCACCCGGATGCGCGCCGCCGTCGTCGGTTATGCCTTTGACTACCTCGGCGCGGAGGTCGCGGAGAGCGAGGCGATGGACTTCAACAAGGCCTCGCTGGCCGTTTCCCGGTCGCTCGGTTACGCACTCAACGGAGTCTGGCGCCATTCCGGCGGCCGCAGCCAGGTCACCAACATGCAGCGCATGCGCCTGGTGCCGGAGGACTTCCGGAGGCCCGAATGGACGCTCGAGGTTGCGGGCCACCCGGAGGCGGCCCGCTTCCTCGGCGTGCAGCCTGCCTAG